From Methanococcus maripaludis, the proteins below share one genomic window:
- a CDS encoding formate/nitrite transporter family protein, with amino-acid sequence MDVNPPDKMVELAGNAGQVKGNLSPSQLLVRGVMGGAYIAMGGGLATVVGTGIGAAMGAGLGKFMAAAVFPVGLILIILTGMELVTGDMMLLPVAVFQRKASYAQLIKVWIYVYIGNLIGSLIYASMMAFGPLRSFDSATGAASVNAFGQSAINTAQAKVLPYMAAGSMGWLAALVKGIGCNWLVNLAVIGSMASTSILGKFFMIWFPIMAFVATGFEHCVANMYFIPTGMMLGATVSVADWWLWNIIPVTIGNIIGAVVFVAMIYQFAYGKKI; translated from the coding sequence ATGGATGTAAACCCACCTGACAAAATGGTGGAACTTGCAGGAAATGCAGGCCAAGTAAAAGGAAACCTTAGTCCAAGCCAACTTCTTGTCAGAGGAGTTATGGGCGGTGCTTACATTGCAATGGGTGGTGGACTTGCTACCGTTGTAGGAACAGGAATTGGTGCAGCAATGGGTGCTGGTTTAGGTAAATTCATGGCAGCCGCAGTATTCCCCGTAGGGCTGATCTTGATTATCTTAACCGGAATGGAGCTAGTTACTGGAGATATGATGTTATTACCAGTGGCAGTTTTCCAGAGAAAGGCGTCATATGCACAGTTAATAAAAGTATGGATTTATGTTTACATTGGTAACCTCATTGGTTCCTTAATATATGCTTCAATGATGGCATTTGGCCCATTGAGATCATTTGATTCAGCGACTGGCGCAGCTAGCGTAAATGCATTTGGTCAATCAGCAATAAACACTGCACAAGCTAAAGTTTTACCTTACATGGCAGCAGGATCCATGGGTTGGCTTGCAGCACTTGTTAAAGGTATTGGTTGTAACTGGTTAGTTAACCTTGCAGTTATAGGTTCAATGGCTTCAACAAGTATCCTCGGTAAGTTCTTCATGATTTGGTTCCCAATCATGGCGTTCGTTGCAACAGGATTTGAGCACTGTGTGGCAAACATGTACTTTATTCCAACAGGAATGATGCTTGGTGCAACCGTGAGTGTTGCAGACTGGTGGCTTTGGAATATCATTCCAGTAACCATCGGAAACATTATCGGTGCAGTAGTATTCGTAGCAATGATATACCAATTCGCATACGGTAAAAAAATCTAA
- a CDS encoding IMP cyclohydrolase has product MYIGRFLVLGKTDEGNPFVTYRVSSRSFPNRVAKVMDDETVAILPKDLEEMFKNPYITYNCVKLVGNVAVATNGSHTDIIADKIKLGLPIRDALSYSLLTMDYEKDDYNTPRIAVVLTKDSAYMGYVSDNDVRVKKVELEAGKAYYLSVYEACKITEHQVISVAGKTAEELTKFVMEYEEFEKPVTAATVLVKDGFKLATL; this is encoded by the coding sequence ATGTATATTGGTAGATTTTTGGTACTTGGAAAAACGGATGAAGGAAATCCTTTTGTTACATACAGGGTTTCAAGCAGGAGCTTTCCAAACAGGGTTGCAAAAGTAATGGATGATGAAACAGTTGCAATTTTACCAAAAGACTTGGAAGAAATGTTTAAAAATCCATACATTACATACAACTGTGTAAAACTTGTAGGAAACGTTGCAGTAGCTACAAACGGTTCACATACCGACATAATTGCAGACAAAATTAAGCTTGGACTTCCAATAAGGGATGCTTTATCATACTCATTATTAACTATGGACTATGAAAAAGACGACTACAACACTCCAAGAATTGCAGTCGTTTTAACAAAAGACAGTGCATACATGGGTTATGTTTCTGATAACGACGTTAGAGTTAAAAAAGTTGAACTTGAGGCTGGAAAAGCGTACTATTTGAGTGTATACGAAGCATGTAAAATTACGGAACACCAAGTAATCTCAGTTGCTGGAAAAACTGCAGAAGAATTAACTAAATTCGTAATGGAATACGAAGAATTTGAAAAACCAGTAACTGCAGCAACCGTTTTAGTAAAAGATGGATTTAAACTTGCAACACTTTAA
- a CDS encoding selenium-binding protein: MVFEGKFIITTADDIPGLGLYYMGIVSAESDNVDAIVESLKEKVLAKGGMGLVAFRITHADGKYLGYGTAVKADEGQFTMA, encoded by the coding sequence ATGGTTTTTGAAGGAAAGTTTATAATTACTACTGCAGATGACATTCCCGGACTCGGGCTGTACTATATGGGCATAGTCTCTGCAGAATCTGATAACGTAGACGCTATCGTTGAATCTTTAAAAGAAAAGGTACTTGCTAAAGGCGGTATGGGATTAGTTGCTTTTAGAATTACTCACGCAGATGGTAAATATTTGGGATACGGTACTGCAGTTAAAGCAGACGAAGGTCAGTTTACAATGGCATAA
- a CDS encoding cache domain-containing protein: MNTIPPIKRLGTKLIIYSIITALIPIVMLGAVSTDTINTEMTKQAQEKINDDLNTAESVVNLKLDKISSLNKYIISNEKTINILKNNDTKELKTLAISYKNTSAPDFVVFFDGQGNVVARSNSDVTGDNSYEDLFKKVVNSTGYTSIEVLDKDSIKYENVGELVNIDIKGTDDSIDYSDSVQDSAMALVSIEPIYDKNGKLLGAAMAADILNKDYSIVDTVKDASKDATTIFLDGVRVSTNVQDNGGRAIGTLVSKEVYNHVVLDGKTYYGRAFVVNEWYLTAYEPIYDSDNEIIGMLFVGTPESKFLALQANVRNQTFVVGLIGLLIALIVSYLINRGIIKPLEQLKQGAEWVSNGRYDQKVIVDSDDEFGELAKAFNKMATQINISDEKLKKHAEELKTSYNELKELDKLKSELIAIVSHELRTPLTSIKGYVELVLDGTMGTINDSQKKCLQVADDNIVRLRRLIESMLDLSKIERGELEMYREKVNLRAIVCDVIEYLKPLATEKNIKLNKEVEDIAIEADKDRITQVLTNLIENAIKFSPANESILVSGVLEDEHIHLKVTDRGAGIPKKDMEKIFNRFYQVDSSTKRKKGGSGLGLAVCKSIVEAHKGSIWVESELGKGSTFHIILPISAKDQ, translated from the coding sequence ATGAACACTATACCACCTATTAAACGATTAGGAACTAAATTAATAATTTATTCCATAATCACAGCATTAATTCCGATAGTGATGCTTGGTGCGGTATCTACTGACACGATAAATACCGAAATGACCAAACAAGCACAGGAAAAAATAAACGATGATTTAAATACTGCAGAAAGTGTAGTAAATCTCAAATTGGATAAGATTTCTTCATTGAATAAGTATATTATTTCAAATGAAAAAACGATTAATATTTTAAAGAATAATGATACGAAAGAACTAAAAACTTTAGCAATATCTTATAAAAATACATCTGCGCCGGATTTTGTGGTCTTTTTTGATGGGCAGGGAAATGTTGTTGCAAGATCAAATTCTGATGTGACAGGGGATAATTCTTACGAAGATCTTTTCAAAAAAGTAGTAAACAGTACCGGATATACCTCGATAGAAGTTCTTGACAAAGATTCCATAAAATACGAAAATGTAGGCGAACTTGTAAATATTGACATAAAAGGAACTGATGATTCTATAGACTATTCAGACAGTGTCCAAGACAGTGCAATGGCTTTGGTATCTATAGAACCAATTTACGATAAAAATGGAAAACTACTTGGGGCTGCAATGGCTGCCGATATTTTAAACAAGGATTATTCTATTGTTGATACAGTAAAAGATGCCTCAAAAGATGCTACAACCATATTTTTAGATGGGGTTAGGGTTTCTACTAATGTTCAGGACAACGGCGGAAGGGCCATTGGAACACTTGTTTCAAAGGAAGTTTATAATCACGTTGTTTTGGATGGAAAAACCTATTATGGTAGGGCTTTTGTTGTAAATGAATGGTATTTGACAGCTTATGAGCCAATATATGATTCTGATAATGAAATTATAGGAATGCTCTTTGTAGGAACTCCTGAAAGTAAATTTTTAGCACTTCAGGCAAATGTTAGAAATCAAACATTTGTAGTTGGATTGATCGGGTTATTAATTGCTTTAATTGTTTCATACCTTATAAATCGAGGAATAATAAAACCACTCGAACAGTTAAAACAAGGTGCTGAATGGGTAAGTAACGGTAGATACGATCAAAAAGTTATTGTTGATTCAGACGATGAATTTGGTGAACTTGCAAAAGCATTTAACAAAATGGCAACCCAGATCAATATTTCTGATGAAAAATTAAAAAAACACGCAGAAGAGTTAAAAACATCTTACAATGAATTAAAAGAACTTGATAAGTTAAAATCTGAATTAATTGCGATTGTTTCACACGAATTAAGAACACCACTTACATCCATAAAAGGTTACGTTGAACTGGTTTTGGATGGAACAATGGGTACAATAAATGATTCCCAGAAAAAGTGCCTGCAGGTTGCAGACGACAACATTGTAAGACTTAGAAGATTAATTGAGAGCATGCTCGATCTTTCAAAAATAGAGCGTGGAGAACTCGAAATGTATCGAGAAAAGGTAAATCTCAGGGCAATTGTATGCGATGTAATTGAATATTTAAAACCTCTTGCTACAGAAAAGAATATTAAATTAAACAAGGAAGTTGAAGATATTGCTATTGAAGCAGATAAGGATAGAATTACTCAAGTTTTGACAAATCTGATAGAAAATGCGATAAAATTCAGCCCGGCAAATGAATCCATACTTGTAAGTGGTGTTTTAGAAGACGAACACATTCATTTAAAAGTAACGGATCGTGGAGCAGGTATTCCTAAAAAAGACATGGAAAAAATATTCAATAGATTCTATCAGGTTGATTCATCAACAAAACGGAAAAAAGGTGGATCAGGTCTTGGTCTTGCAGTGTGTAAAAGTATTGTTGAAGCACACAAGGGTTCGATATGGGTTGAGAGTGAACTTGGAAAAGGAAGTACTTTCCATATCATTCTTCCAATTTCTGCAAAAGATCAGTAA
- a CDS encoding 4-phosphopantoate--beta-alanine ligase: MMVPESHPRYKSLLNRDRIVEAFESGVLAKGGMIAHGRGETFDYLIGESTTDIALNSIKVSAALLVLAENPVISVNGNSVALAKDEFVELAKELNGKIEVNLFYRTTEREEKIKDVFESDIKNGIVLLGIDNADKQIPGIDHLRGKVSESGIYTSDVVLVPLEDGDRAEALVKMGKTVIAIDLNPLSRTARKSTISIIDELTRCIPLITEYVREYKKMDSTELLKIVENYDNEENLRNILNLISKRLTSVDLI; the protein is encoded by the coding sequence ATGATGGTTCCAGAATCCCATCCACGGTACAAATCATTATTAAATCGAGACAGAATTGTAGAAGCATTTGAATCAGGAGTTTTGGCAAAAGGCGGAATGATTGCTCATGGAAGAGGCGAAACTTTCGATTATTTAATTGGGGAAAGTACGACAGATATTGCACTAAATTCTATAAAAGTTTCAGCAGCTCTATTAGTTTTAGCAGAAAATCCTGTAATTTCAGTAAATGGAAACAGTGTCGCTTTAGCAAAAGACGAGTTTGTCGAATTAGCAAAAGAATTAAATGGGAAAATCGAAGTTAATTTATTCTACAGGACAACTGAACGGGAAGAAAAGATAAAGGACGTATTTGAAAGTGATATTAAAAATGGAATTGTTCTTTTAGGAATCGATAATGCAGATAAACAAATTCCCGGGATTGATCACTTAAGGGGAAAAGTTTCAGAATCTGGGATCTACACTTCAGATGTCGTTTTAGTTCCTCTTGAAGATGGTGATAGGGCTGAAGCACTTGTTAAAATGGGAAAAACAGTAATTGCAATTGATTTAAATCCCCTTTCAAGAACCGCAAGAAAATCAACAATTTCAATAATTGACGAGCTTACAAGATGCATTCCATTAATTACTGAATACGTAAGAGAATACAAAAAAATGGATAGTACTGAACTTTTAAAAATTGTTGAAAATTACGATAACGAAGAAAATTTGCGAAATATCTTGAATTTGATTTCAAAAAGGTTAACTTCAGTAGATTTAATTTAA
- a CDS encoding response regulator transcription factor: MKKILVVEDEEDILNLVRIILEINNYKVIVAHDGYQGLEMVKENPDLILLDIMMPGMTGWEFLDKISADGYDIPVIVLTANAQMSTLETAINKKVDDCVVKPFDREDLMEKVNSILNKN, from the coding sequence ATGAAAAAAATTTTAGTAGTTGAAGATGAAGAAGATATATTAAATCTCGTTAGAATTATTTTGGAGATTAATAATTATAAAGTTATTGTTGCACATGATGGCTATCAGGGACTTGAAATGGTTAAAGAAAATCCTGATCTTATCTTACTCGACATTATGATGCCAGGAATGACAGGATGGGAGTTTTTAGATAAAATTAGCGCAGATGGATATGATATTCCTGTAATTGTCCTGACTGCAAATGCGCAAATGAGTACTCTCGAAACTGCAATTAATAAAAAAGTAGATGATTGCGTTGTAAAACCTTTCGATAGGGAAGATTTAATGGAAAAGGTTAACTCTATACTCAATAAAAATTAA
- a CDS encoding beta-class carbonic anhydrase, giving the protein MGENAKPKKKLAIVTCMDTRLVNFLSEKLGIAQGDAKVIKNAGNIITEDVIRSLVVAVYLLGVEDIMIIGHTDCGMAAADFETVKKKMVERGANPNFTPDFEAWLGRMYCEETNVKEGVDLLRNHPAMPKDITIDGYVMDIETGDLVKIA; this is encoded by the coding sequence TTGGGAGAAAATGCAAAACCAAAGAAGAAACTCGCAATTGTGACCTGCATGGATACAAGACTCGTCAACTTTCTTTCAGAAAAGCTCGGAATAGCTCAAGGTGACGCGAAAGTAATCAAAAATGCAGGAAATATTATAACAGAAGATGTAATCAGGTCTTTAGTAGTTGCAGTATATCTGCTCGGTGTTGAAGACATTATGATTATTGGCCATACCGATTGTGGAATGGCAGCTGCTGACTTTGAAACAGTCAAGAAAAAAATGGTAGAAAGGGGTGCAAATCCAAATTTCACACCAGATTTTGAAGCATGGCTTGGCAGAATGTACTGCGAAGAAACCAATGTTAAAGAAGGTGTCGATCTTTTGAGAAACCACCCTGCAATGCCCAAAGATATCACCATCGATGGGTATGTAATGGACATAGAAACAGGAGATTTAGTAAAAATAGCCTAA
- a CDS encoding FIST signal transduction protein has protein sequence MEFIEFGYGTSTDENSLKAGAHAASDALKMMKKYSEKPNIVFLYSSPDYDPEEVLNGVKLILGNSVQIVGGSSKFQICGNKFLENGVSVGILGSKYFNTGMGVGLGISINPKESGKKAVKDAVENLGMLPKLLYVITDFCKCEEQVLKGIIEELGVTIPIFGGVSSDDFEFEHTYQYGNDVYLDSIVCVAFGGDIVPKISYNNYEYGENSGKLENIITKSEKRSIEEIGNISAVKRYIEISGYKGTVNELENDPEFYLSHPLGILDTTGDIHLKGPISIKNKKLITGSNISNSNELKIENIDKNAIKNIFKTNTSVLNNTQPHYEPALTFCNISSFLSEINPAEIEKLIEKSDINPFFGSSTFGEISLKKYGNYSISMCSFAPDLVTISAKEGIHMFTKHPATKETLIKIHELGGSVKVEELAKSLGIHRRSAYDRIDPLLKYGFIEKDQAVINITEFGKLLLKFEF, from the coding sequence GTGGAATTTATCGAATTTGGGTATGGTACTTCAACAGATGAAAACTCTTTAAAGGCGGGGGCACATGCCGCATCCGATGCACTCAAAATGATGAAAAAGTATTCTGAAAAACCAAATATCGTTTTTTTATACTCCTCTCCCGATTATGACCCTGAAGAGGTACTTAATGGCGTTAAACTAATTCTTGGAAATAGCGTCCAAATAGTAGGGGGCAGTTCAAAATTCCAAATTTGTGGTAATAAATTTTTAGAAAACGGGGTTTCAGTTGGAATTTTGGGTTCAAAATATTTTAATACCGGAATGGGTGTTGGCCTTGGAATTTCGATAAATCCGAAAGAATCAGGAAAAAAAGCAGTTAAAGATGCAGTTGAAAACCTTGGAATGCTTCCAAAACTTCTCTATGTAATAACAGATTTTTGCAAATGTGAAGAACAGGTTTTGAAAGGAATTATTGAGGAACTTGGTGTTACCATCCCTATTTTTGGAGGAGTTTCCTCAGATGACTTTGAATTTGAACATACATACCAGTACGGAAACGACGTTTATTTAGATAGTATCGTCTGTGTCGCGTTTGGCGGAGACATAGTACCAAAAATTTCTTACAATAACTACGAATATGGGGAAAATTCAGGAAAATTAGAAAATATAATTACAAAATCTGAAAAGCGTTCTATCGAAGAGATAGGAAATATTTCAGCCGTAAAAAGATATATTGAAATTTCGGGATACAAAGGAACTGTAAACGAACTTGAAAATGATCCTGAATTTTATTTATCCCACCCACTTGGTATTTTAGATACTACGGGCGATATCCACCTTAAAGGCCCAATTTCAATAAAAAATAAAAAATTAATTACTGGCTCAAATATAAGCAATTCAAATGAATTAAAAATAGAAAATATTGATAAAAATGCGATAAAAAATATATTTAAAACCAATACATCCGTTTTAAACAATACACAACCGCATTATGAACCAGCACTCACTTTTTGCAATATTTCATCATTTTTATCAGAAATTAATCCTGCTGAAATTGAAAAATTGATTGAAAAATCAGACATTAATCCATTTTTTGGAAGTTCGACGTTTGGAGAAATTTCCCTTAAAAAATATGGAAATTATTCAATTAGTATGTGTTCTTTTGCACCAGATCTGGTTACAATAAGTGCAAAAGAAGGAATTCACATGTTCACAAAACATCCTGCTACAAAAGAAACCCTCATAAAAATCCATGAACTTGGCGGTTCAGTAAAAGTTGAAGAACTTGCAAAATCGCTTGGAATACATAGAAGATCTGCATATGATAGAATCGATCCGCTTTTAAAATACGGATTTATCGAAAAAGATCAGGCCGTAATAAATATCACGGAATTTGGAAAACTGCTTCTTAAATTCGAATTTTAA
- a CDS encoding DUF2119 domain-containing protein, with translation MKIYNNFENNVPKKLFLAGIHGNESKYTSQILENLQKNISNLKVFGNVIIVPELVKDSKYYSTLNPKYYETAEGNFLLKLIEKYKPEFYFEIHSYSEKSYSNLTELKRVDLKGIPPFVDLNNGVLMASISPILREKFKKSDFCMTLEVPNWKVLEVENIVLEILEFAVTSKDRNEMIEKIFNKYPKSAKTAKWLADEFNLTFL, from the coding sequence TTGAAAATTTACAATAATTTTGAAAATAATGTTCCAAAAAAGCTTTTTTTAGCAGGGATTCATGGGAATGAATCAAAATACACTTCACAGATTTTAGAAAATTTACAAAAAAATATTTCAAATTTAAAAGTTTTTGGAAATGTAATAATTGTTCCAGAACTTGTAAAAGATTCAAAGTATTATTCAACTCTAAATCCAAAATACTATGAAACAGCAGAAGGAAACTTCCTTTTAAAATTAATAGAAAAATATAAACCTGAATTTTATTTTGAAATCCATTCATATTCTGAGAAATCTTATTCTAATCTAACAGAATTAAAAAGAGTCGATTTAAAAGGAATTCCACCATTTGTTGATTTAAATAATGGAGTTTTAATGGCATCGATTTCTCCAATATTGCGAGAAAAATTTAAAAAAAGTGATTTTTGCATGACCCTTGAAGTTCCAAACTGGAAGGTTTTGGAAGTTGAAAATATTGTTCTTGAAATTTTGGAATTTGCAGTGACTTCAAAAGATAGAAATGAAATGATCGAAAAAATTTTTAATAAATATCCTAAATCTGCGAAAACTGCAAAATGGCTTGCCGATGAATTTAATCTAACTTTTTTATAA
- the fsa gene encoding fructose-6-phosphate aldolase gives MKFFLDTANVEKIKEFNALGLVDGVTTNPSLIKKEGRDFYEVIKEICSIVDGPVSAEVIALDAEGMVKEARELVKLAENVVVKIPMTKEGMKAVNILSKEGIKTNVTLIFSANQALLAAKAGASYVSPFVGRLDDVGQDGMFLISEVMQVFGAYGIETEVIVASVRHPIHVLESAKMGADIATIPFDVIDKLFNHPLTDNGIAKFLADWEAHMNR, from the coding sequence ATGAAGTTTTTTTTAGACACTGCAAATGTTGAAAAAATTAAAGAATTTAACGCACTTGGTTTAGTTGACGGAGTTACAACAAACCCAAGTTTAATCAAAAAAGAAGGAAGAGACTTCTACGAAGTAATCAAAGAAATCTGCTCAATTGTTGACGGTCCAGTAAGTGCTGAAGTTATCGCACTTGATGCTGAAGGAATGGTTAAAGAAGCAAGAGAACTCGTGAAACTTGCAGAAAACGTTGTAGTAAAAATCCCAATGACCAAAGAAGGAATGAAAGCAGTAAACATTCTTTCAAAAGAAGGAATAAAAACAAACGTTACATTAATCTTTTCAGCAAACCAGGCATTACTCGCAGCAAAAGCTGGAGCTTCATACGTTTCCCCATTCGTTGGAAGACTCGACGATGTTGGACAGGATGGAATGTTTTTAATTTCTGAGGTTATGCAAGTATTTGGCGCATACGGAATCGAAACAGAAGTTATCGTAGCTTCAGTAAGACACCCAATCCACGTTTTAGAATCCGCAAAAATGGGCGCAGACATTGCAACAATTCCATTTGATGTAATCGACAAATTATTCAACCACCCGTTAACAGACAATGGAATTGCAAAATTCCTTGCTGACTGGGAAGCACACATGAACAGATAA
- a CDS encoding DUF362 domain-containing protein codes for MEILDKCVGCAGCVPFCPVGAISVFGKAEIDMEMCTNCAVCKDYCPLDAISE; via the coding sequence ATGGAAATATTGGATAAATGTGTAGGTTGTGCAGGATGTGTTCCATTCTGTCCAGTAGGGGCTATTTCGGTATTTGGAAAGGCAGAAATTGACATGGAAATGTGTACAAACTGTGCAGTATGTAAAGATTATTGCCCATTAGATGCGATATCTGAATAA
- a CDS encoding class I SAM-dependent rRNA methyltransferase → MSFQIDKRAYQSLKNFSNIIYKKAIVNKDDFSKNEEIVDISYNGNFVAKALYDPKFPLIKILTRKNEEIDKDFFFKRINNANNYRTDILNYKDTYRMIYAEADYLPSIILDKYNKIASIQISSNIMDNYSDLIFECISEITDVETMYVQSGKKGSDVKTKIFGDKSQIETVISEGNAKFNVNMKGHKTGFFLDQRDNRADLENYVKPGDKVLDICSYTGGFAVHAGIKGGEVTAVDLSDKALAVAEENMELNGVKNYNCIVSNAFDAMKEMIGNNEKFDVVVLDPPAFTDSSKDIKNALNAYNSMNYLGLKLAKRILVTCSCSHHIDRENFKNTIVSSSIRAKKEIRQIGSYRTQASDHIITMANRDLEYLKCLFFNVVN, encoded by the coding sequence ATGTCATTTCAAATTGATAAACGGGCTTATCAGTCTTTAAAAAATTTTTCAAACATAATTTACAAAAAAGCTATAGTTAATAAAGATGATTTTTCAAAAAACGAAGAAATTGTTGATATATCATACAATGGAAATTTCGTTGCAAAAGCACTTTATGATCCAAAATTTCCGTTAATAAAGATTTTAACGAGGAAAAACGAAGAAATTGATAAAGATTTCTTTTTTAAACGGATAAATAACGCAAATAATTACAGAACTGATATATTAAATTATAAGGATACTTACAGGATGATTTATGCAGAAGCTGACTATTTACCGTCAATAATACTTGATAAATACAATAAAATCGCTTCAATTCAGATTTCATCGAATATTATGGATAATTATTCAGATTTAATTTTTGAATGTATTTCTGAAATTACCGATGTCGAAACGATGTATGTTCAGAGTGGTAAAAAGGGAAGTGACGTAAAAACGAAGATTTTTGGAGATAAGTCGCAAATTGAAACCGTAATTTCCGAAGGAAACGCCAAATTTAACGTAAACATGAAAGGTCACAAAACCGGATTTTTCTTAGACCAAAGAGACAATAGGGCTGATCTTGAAAATTATGTTAAACCAGGAGATAAAGTACTTGATATTTGCAGTTACACTGGAGGATTTGCAGTTCATGCTGGAATCAAGGGTGGAGAAGTTACCGCAGTTGATTTATCGGATAAAGCACTTGCTGTTGCAGAAGAAAACATGGAATTAAACGGTGTTAAAAATTACAACTGCATAGTTTCAAATGCATTTGACGCAATGAAAGAAATGATTGGTAATAATGAAAAATTCGATGTTGTAGTGCTTGACCCACCTGCATTTACCGATTCTTCAAAAGACATTAAAAATGCACTAAATGCTTATAATTCAATGAATTACCTTGGATTAAAATTAGCAAAAAGAATACTTGTAACATGCTCTTGTTCACACCACATTGATCGGGAAAACTTTAAAAATACGATTGTTTCTTCATCAATACGGGCTAAAAAAGAGATAAGACAAATCGGTTCATACCGAACACAGGCATCTGACCACATAATAACAATGGCAAATAGGGACCTTGAATATTTGAAGTGCCTTTTCTTCAATGTAGTAAACTAA